A segment of the Capra hircus breed San Clemente chromosome 19, ASM170441v1, whole genome shotgun sequence genome:
GCTTCttatggtggtggcttctcttgttgaagagcacgggctctagggtgaaCGGGATTCAGTGgttgcagcaggcaggctcaGTACTTGCACCCTGCAGGCTCTAGAccccgggctcagtagttgtagtacctgggcttagttgccccatagcatgtggatcttcccggaccatggatcgaacccatgtgccctgcgttggtaggcagattcttaaccactggaccaccagagaagtcctgcagGATCTATTTCTAACAGAGCTGTCAGACCTCCCTCTCTCCTGGCTAAGGGTGGAGATGGTGGGGTGGACGGGAAGGACATCATAATACATATGAAGGGAATAGGGGGGTGCACAGGAGATGCCACtcctccataaaaaaaaaattttggcacaCTGCCTTTACTCTCCCAAAATATCATAAATAACATGCTTTCTCACacacctaattttaaaaaatgacagtatAATGCCTGGGCtgtaatagaaggggaaaaaaaaaatcaaaggaaaacaatTTGTAGCCAAGTAACACATATTTCAAAGTattgagttccctggtggctcagatggtaaagtgtctgtctataatgcaggagactcgggttcaatccctgggtcaggaagatctcctggagaaggaaatggcaacccactccagtattcttgcctggaaaatcccatggacagaggagtttggtaggctacagtccacgggattgcacagagttggacacgaatgagtgacttcacttcacttttttcaaAGTGTTGATGCTGAGGCCCCACTGGACACTGGAATAACACAATCAAGTGTCAGATGCTTGTCCCTGCTTATAACAAATAAATTAGGATTTAAGGAAAACAAGATCAGAAATTATTCTGTATAAGGACCACCCCCCAAAAAGAGCTGATACACTATTAAACActagaattaaaattattttgatctgtgtttttaaaactgtGATTACCTTTCGTAGTCTGAGACCATAACAGAATTCTTACCCTTTTGAACTCCTGTCCCTGCCCATTAAATGTCAGCAGCTCCCCCCACAATGTtgtgaaattaaaacatatcTCCTAATTGACACAACACTGTAATTCAACTATTTTGTTGTTTCTTAGTCAGTAAGTCgtggtccaactcttttgagagcccatggactatagccccccggggtcctctgtccacagactttcccaggcaagggtactgcagtgagttgccatttcctttttcaggggatcttcccaaacccaagaacccattggcaggcagattctttaccactgagccaccagggaagaccccaaatcaactatacttcagtgaaaaataaaagaaaataaaacgtaACTCCCACATCACcagaatcacacacacatacaatctcCCTTCCCAGAACCACTGAGTTAATTGATGCTTCAAGTTATTAGCCCAGCAAGTGGGTAAAAGTTCCACCTGTACATACGGAAATACATATGCTAAAACATTAACAGTGGTTTTCTAAGAAAAGAGGGGAATAACAAACACTcccattcttctctctctctctctctctttttctttttaacatttctgcATTATGTAAAATTTTGCTTAGAACATGTAtgactttggagtcagaaaaaACAACCGACAGAGCTATTTGGGGAAAACGATATGCCAGGACACCCTCCAgcgtgtgtgtttgttttgttccCTTTCAAGGATTCGGTTCCACCGTGGGAAACCTCTAGCTCACTTTTTAAAAGGCCAAGAGAACCCAGTGCTCCTGGGGAGCGCAGCCTTTCTGCGTGGCCTGCAGGTGGCTCCAAGTACTCGGGCTCCGCCCAGCCGGACAGCTTCCCTCACCTCCGTCTGCACCGCCGCCTAGTGGCCTAGGGCGATACTGCGCCCTTCGGGAAGTGATGGGGACAAGGGGCAGCTGGCTGAAGCTTATGCACCACGTCTGAGAATAATAGTCTTTTAAACGTATAAGACAAAATATACGTTTAAAAGAAAACCAATAATATTGAAGaggttattaaaatatttataactatGTAACGCTATAATAAATGTGCTTTTTCATTAGCACTTTAAATAACTTACTGTAGTGGCAGGTCCAATAACTAAGTGGGGAGGTGCACACACAGTTATTTCACGCTATCGGTGACAAGTTGAAGTGCTAGTGTCATGACTTATAATTGGCgacagaatccccatggacagaggagcctggcgggctacagtccatggagtcgcaaagagttggacacgactgagcgactaagcgcagcacagcacGGCAAACACGACTcctaagaaaaagataaatgttacTTCAAGGTTAGTGGAAGTAAGGATGTACTATTTTCCCACCCAGATCCACGGACTCCCTGAATTCTACACACAGGCCCTCTGGAGTTAGGATCTCCTGCGGGAGTTTGGGAGAAGCGCTCCGTGGGTTTTCAGGGTGGGGTCTGCGCGTGCTGAGGGGCAGTAGAGGGAACAGCGGAGGCGCCTCCTCCGCCTCCAGGACCCGCacggcccctcccctcccttcctggtCTCCATCTGCTTCTGGAGGAAGTTAAAGCCCCGTGTAGCCAAAAGAGGAGCTCCCAGTTGCCCAGCTGTGCGCTCCCGAGCGGCCCGGCGCTCACCATGCGGCCCCTCCTCATGCTATGGGGCTGCCTCGTGCTCCCAGGTGAGATGGGGGCGAGGGTGGAGGGATGTGGGGCTCATCCCCAAGCTCGCCCCCTGTGTCTGCTAGAGGGACCTCCTGAATCTACATTCGCTGGGGCTGTGACGCAGCCCCGCCGCCTGATCCATCCAGGCTTCGCCCCACCCTACTCCTTGTCCTCAACCCTCAGACGGGCCACTTGCTGTTCGTGGAACCGAGAGCCAGGTCTCCCCCCAGACCTGAGGGTCCTGGACCCCTCATGGCTAAAGGGCTGTGAGCGAAGCTTTGCCTCTTTTGTCTTCATTTCCTGACTCGGTGCCAGCCAGGGAGCTGAGAAGACACCCCTTATACTaaactcagcaaatatttcttgaactTCTGCTGTAGCGCTCACAACAACCCTGAGCGATGAAGAATTATCACATTTCATCAGTTCAcaagcttgctttttttttaaatttttaaacataaaatttaggATGTATCTTATAACTGATGTCAGTTCCATtgactttttttaatgttttaatgttaTCATGGTGAAATCATGGTAGCTCTTACATATGATAACATCTTAATTCAGTGACATAGGACATATTATCTATAGGTAATAGAAAACCTAGAGGGAAACTTACAGAAACTTAGAGAGGTCAAGCAGTTTTCCCAGGATCACACCGCTACTAAGCAGCTGTGCTGGGATTCAAACTCCCAGCTGTCTAAATCTAGAGTTTCCCCATCACTAGCTTTCAATACACCAGGTTTAAGGAAACAGTAACAGCCCTGCCCCAAGGTCCCTCGGCGGCAGAGTGGAATACCAGCTCTTACCAGGGTTGCCCCAAGAAGGGAGTGACTGAGGAAAAACTTCTGGTCTTGACCTTGGAACTTAAATCAGGGAATTCCAGTCTTCTCATGTGCTGTGGTTTCAGGTTACGGATCGGTGGTGGACCCGAAGGAGATCAGTGGCTTCGAAGGTGACACTGTGTCCCTGCAATGCACCTACGGGGAGGAGCTAAAGAAGCACCAGAAATACTGGTGCCGAGAGGCCGGGCTCTTCATCTCCCGCTGCGCTGGgactgtcttctctggagaatacGGCCAGGAAGGAAGGGTGTCGGTCCATGACAACCCGCGGGAGAACAGGTTCACGGTCATCCTGAGGAACCTCACCCTGAAGGACATGGGGAAGTACTGGTGTGGGGTCAAAAAACTGGGCTTCGATAAGACTATGTCAGTCTCTCTGCTTGTCTTTCCAGGTAACACACATCCCTCCTTCCCTGGGAGGGATTCAGGGGCATggagttgggggcaggggaaTTGCACCTCCCCAcaacagaggacttccctggtggctcagaggttaaagcgtctgcctgcaatgccggagacctgggttcaatccctgggtcgggaagttcccctggagaaggaaatagcaacccactccagtattcttgcctggagaatcccaaggatggaggagcctggtgggctacagttcacggggtcccaaagagtcggacacgattgagcgacttcacttcacttcacttcacaatagAGGACAGACTGCAACACAAGAGGGGTGTTCCTGAGGTGTGACCTGCTTGTTCaatacagtttctttctttcttttttttggctatgctgggtctttagcgctttctctagttgcagtgagcaagggctacattttgttgcagtgcacgggcttctgaCTACACTTActgcggtggcttcccttgttgtggagcacaggcgtgtgggcccagtagttgtggcttaagggcttagctgctccggggcatgtgggatctttccagaccagggatcaaatccatgtcccctgcactgacaggcagattcttaaccactggaccaccagggaagtcctcaaaacaATTTCATTGAGACCTCTGTTTGGGGTGCCCTGTAGCTGGGGAGGTTCTGAGAAATTAGTCCTAGGGAGACTAGGGCTCAGGGGTCAAGGGCCAGAGGTCTGAGGGTGCTGGGAATCAAGGATCAGGGAAGGTGCTGAGGCATTGCTTTTGGACTTGTACCTTCtactggtctcctcctgacagtCACCACAGCCAAGCTGGGGAAGACAGAGGCTGAGGCCTCTCCGTTCACAGGGACCTCCTTGTCCAAGCACACAGCAGCTTCTCTGTACACAGGGACCTCTCCTCACCCGGCAACCTCTCCATTTGCAAGGATCTCTCCTCACCCAGCAGCTTCTCCGTATGCAGGGACCTCTCTCCACCCAGCAGCTTCTCCATTTGCAAGGATCTCTCCTCACCCAGCAGCTTCTCCGTTTGCAAGGATCTCTCCTCACCCAGCAACCTCTCCGTATGCAGGGACCTCTCTCCACCCAGCAGCTTCTCCATTTGCAAGGATCTCTCCTCACCCAGCAACCTCTCCGTATGCAGGGACCTCTCTCCACCCAGGAGCTTCTCCATTTGCAAGGATCTCTTCTCACCCAGCAACCTCTCCGTATGCAGGGACCTCTCTTCACCCAGCAACCTCTCCTCCTGCAGGGATCTCCCAGCCAGCCACGCAATTGGACTCTACCTCAACAGAGGACACCAGTTTTGTCCCCAGCAGCAGCTCCAAGTCCAGGTGAGCCCCAGGTGACCAAAGCCAGCTTTCAGGTCAGCACTAAACTCTGAGCCAATAAGAACCCAGTACTCCTTTCTCTGGGTCGCAGCTGCTCACGAAGGGCAGATTCTGCACCATCCCACCCCCTACCCGGCACTGCAGGGGCCAGGCCAGCAGCCTTGTTGCCTTGGACATGCAGGCCCCCATAGCCCCCAgtccccacctctctccctgccCAGTTTTAGGGAAAGCCACCCTAGTCCAGCAGCTTTTGCCTGAGCACTTCGCACTGGGCCCTATGCCAAGCATGAAAACATGGAACcaaacaaaatgattttttcttGCCCAACTGGATTCCCAGCTGGAAGGACTGGCTCTTGGGGGGTTGTATACAAACTACACTtctcaggtggtgttagtggtaaaggacctgcctgccaatgcaggagacataagagatgtcagttcgacccctgggtcgggaagttcccctagaggaggagggcatggccacccactccagtattcttgcctggagaatctcatggacagagggtccttgcaggctacagtccagggggtcacagagagttggacacaactgagtgactgaccacgcATGCATACTCCATTACTGGTAGCCAGGCAACTGCTCACGGGTTCAGACCCTGCTGAAAGTGTCTCCTGGGGTTGGCGATGGGGTCTGAGGCCCCTTCCATTGGGACTAACGAGATGTTCTGGCCCCTGGTGCTCTCTGATCTCCTTGGGAGAGATGAGGGATGTGACCAGGACTCAGAATAAGAACGCCCAGTGTGTCACTGACATCTGGTgacagccaccaggctccttccatcTCGCCCACAGGGTATCCGTCCCTTTGATCAGAATCTTGGCCCCAGTCCTGGTACTGCTAGCCCTTCTGCTGGCCACAGGCCTGGCCGCCCTCGGCAGCTGCATGTTTCAATGGAGAGAAAAAGGTGAGCCATGTGGATGGGAGGGGTGAAGGGCTCTCAGCCAGGGGTCTCCCTGAGACCCACAATCCCCCCATGACCCCAGAGAGACCTTATGGGGCTCAGTGTGTGCATCTCAGACATGGGTGTCAGGAGCCCTGCTCCTCTTTTCTGAGGAACCCACAGGACAGTCCATAAGCAATTCAAGTGGGGTAGCAAGAGACTGGGGGGCTCTCATCTTGCTTTGATCTGTCCCGTCAAGCTCATCAGCCATGTCGCTCCCTGTTGATCCCATGAACCCATCCATATCCAGTCTCTGCAGGTTCTGACCTTGTGTAAGGACTGACTACATGGTGGACTGCTGGCCGGAGCACTTAACAGGATGTTCCTTGAGGTCCTACACCTGCTACTGCGTCTCTAGAGATGCTCAGCCCCTTTCAAGGCTTGGCTTCAAATTCCCAACTCTGACATTttttagctgtgtggccttgggcaagtcacctaacttccttgagcctcagcttccccagaTATATGGCCTACAGAAATATAATACAAGCCACATGTGTGGTTTAAAATTCCCTGACTGAGTAGCGTGGAaacatacacactaccatatgtaaaatagatagccagtgggaattcgctgtatgactcagggaattcaaaccagggctctgtgacaacctagaggagtgggagggagtgggaggtgggagcaagattcaagagggaggggacatatgtgtacttgattcatgttgatgtatggcagtaaccaacacaatattgtatagcaattatcctacaattagaaataaataaatttttaaaagagttccCTAATAGTCACACACAATAAAGAAGAAACTAGTGACGTTAATTCTAATAATGAACTTTATTTAACATGATACATCCAAAACTATCATTTGAACATGGAATCAATATAAAATACTAATTATACATATTCTACATTCAGTTTTTCATATAGAGTCTTTGAAACCCAGTATAATTCAAAGTAGTCACATTTCCAGTGCGCAGTGGCCACGTGTAGCTCCTGAGGTGGATGGCACAGATAAAGAAGGTTTAACTAAAATAACAGTACTGGGAGACGCCTTGTGCCAGGCACCGTGGTGTGGCTTATGTTGTTTTTATCTCCTTTAATCTCAATACTGTGGAATTCAGAACTGCTTATTAcaaaacctgggcttccctggtggctcagcggtaaagaatccgcctgcaatgcaggagctgcagaagacaatagtttgattcctgggtcgagaatatcacctggaggagggcttggcaacccactccaatattctagcccagagaatcccatggacagaggagcctggtagactacagtccatagggtcgcaaagagtcaagatatgactgaagcaagttagcatgcaTGCCTGCATTACAATACCTGCAAATACCCCATTTTATAGggcaagaaactgaggcacagagtggttAAGCAATTTGCCCTTGGTATAGCAGGGAAGCAGTACAGCCAGGAAGCCAAATTTGCCAACTGGGAAACGACGGGCCTGCCACCCACCTCCTCCTTGTGTGGCCCCCAGGAAGAAATGTCAACTCTGCCCATGTCCCTAGATCCCCTCAGAGGAGTCGGGAGGATCCCACGGGGTGAAAACATTCCAGTCACAACCTCAGAGCCTTGTAGCCCCTTGCCTCTCAAATTGCAGTCCCCAGCTGGCAGCAGCGACATCCCCTGGTAGCCTGTTAGAAATTCAGACTCTAGGGCCCCAACCTCAACCTACTgaattagaatctgcattttaataaaatttcctaTACACACATTGAGGTTTAAGAAATAATGACCTGAGCACACAGAATCACTTCCCTAGCCAGTTTCTGGCCCCCACACAGGGATTGTCGTGTATCTCAAAAGTCAGGGTCACTGCCAAGGGGTTGGGCTTCTCTGCCAAATCTTCTTGCCTGAGAAGCCCCAGGTGCAAGGGGCCGTCCATCTCTGTGGGAGCAGCTCCCGGCTTCAAGGTGctccttcctgtctctttcagctcAGCTGGCCTCGGAGACACAGAAGAAGGACAATGTCCATCTCTCCCACTTGGTAAGGAAGGAGACAGGCCCAAGCTCAGATGCCCCTGAGGCCAGAATTTAAGACTCATCCTGACTTCCCATCAGGTGCCAGCAGGTCTCTGCTTCTGGCCTGGGGCCCCGTTCTCATTCCTCTCCTTGTAGCATCAGAGAACATTGGAGCTGGATCCACAGCGGGTCTTTGAGATCATCTAACCCAGCCTTTCTCTAAGTTTGGTACAAACTCCCTTTCAAAACacctgggggtggggttggggttgggggctCTTAGAAACATTCTCTTCTACACCAGTCCCAACCAAACCCTCTAGGGAtggggctgctgctaagtcgcttcagtcatgtccgactctgtgtgaccccatagacggcagcccaccaggctcccccgtcgctgggattctccaggcaggaacactggagtgggttgccatttccttctccaatgcatgaaagtgaaaagtgaaagtgaagtctctcaattgtgtctgactctttgcggccccatggactgcagcctaccaggctcctccatccatgggattttccaggcaagagtactggagtggggtgccatcgccttctttgAGGGATGGGTCTAGGAACCTGAATTTTAAACACAGCCTTGGGGGATTCCAACAGCACACTGGAATATGACTACCAATAGATGCTAGTCTGCTTTTGCAGAAGAgagcactgaggcccagagagggaaaacgtcttgcccagggtcacacagcaggcgGTGGGTGGCTCCAGAGTTCTCAACCCCCATTTCTCCTCTTTCCAGAGCACCCTTCTCTGAGCTTTCCTTGGTTCTGAGACCAAGGCAGTGTGCTACCCTGACGTTCAGACTGAGGGGCCAGGGGGCAGGAAGAATGGGGGAGGGTCCCTGTGCCCATTTTCCTGGAGAGAGGCTACCTGCTGCCAGGCCCCTCCCTTATCCCTGCAAGGAGAGACCCCTGCTTTCCATATCACACCCTACAGAGAAGGCCACCCCTTAGAAGATAGCAGCCCCACctgcctcaccccccaccccacctgatCTCTCCTTCCTCAGCTGTTTACTGAGATGCCTCCACTCTGATTCCCTTAAACACTAGAGCAGGAAAGGAggactgccattgccttctttcctGGCGCCAGCAAGGACAAAAGACTCAGGCTGGATCCCCCCAGGGAGGGCCTGCGGTGGGATGGGGTACTTGGCCGTCCTTCGCTTAGGAAGCAGCTGTTGTTGTCTCAGGAAGCTCGGTGGGAGTGAGGCAGAGGTCGTGGAGATAGACACAGGGACTGACAAGGTCACCGGCAGGACTCTCCTCCTGGCTCTACATCCTGGGGCTCGCCCCTCCCCAACCCAGAAAAgaggctgggctggagggagaatctccatgCTGCCTCACTACTTGTTCTTctagaagcttcccaggtggcgctagtggtaaagaatctgcctgccagtataggagacacaagagatgtgagttcaatccctgggtcaggaagatcccctggaggaggacgcagcagcccactccagtattcttgcctggagaattccatggacagaggagactgacaggctatagtccatagggttgcatagagttggacacaactgaagcggcttagcacacatgcagaaaCAGAGGCTCATATAGATCTTGTATAATACAATCCAGAAAATGCCTCCACGCTTGCTGGAACAGCCCAGGGTCCACCGCCTGGGCAGAGGGACCGTTGAGAGATGCAGATGCTCCTGGGGCAGAGGGCAGTGGTCCTGGCCACAGACTACATATGTGGTTTGGTCTCTGCCCCCCGAAGCTCTTTCCTCAAATTCGGTCACCCCTGAGTAGGTGACATTTCTGCAGCTGTTGATGGTCAGTGGTCAGCAATAGCTGGGTTTTGACCAAATCCCAAAACTGTCGGTATGGGATTCATGGGAAATGGAAGTGACCTCGGGAACTCTCTGGTCCAGCCCAGCTCTGCCATGTCCTCTCCACAGGCAGGGCTGGGGTTGACAAGGGCCGCGAGTGACAGCATTTGTGacatctctctccccctctcatGCCTTCAGGCCCTCATTCTCCCACTCACATCTCACCTGAGAAACTCTGTTCTGACTCTTTCCTTGTCCCCAGCAGCCTGCAGGTGTCACCAGAGGTGGCTCACACGTccacctctgcccccaccccccacagctaGGGTATTGCTCAAAGCCGGGGCCAGTTAGTAGACAAGAGACACTGTCACTAAGAGAAGTGTGCGTGAGGCCCTGCCAGGATGGCAGCATAGCATAGGAAAGAGCTTGGATCTGAGGTCAGCTAGTCACAGGTTCAAGGCCCGGCTCAGCCCCGCCTGCCGTGTGACGCCTGGCGAGTGacatcacctctctgagcctcggttttccCATCTCTCAGGACTGTGGTTAGAACAAGTGAGATAAGCCATCTCGTAGTTATCCAGGAAGTGGGAGCTTCTTTCCTTGGCTTCAGTGCCCATCAGACTGTGGGATCTGCTGGCTGGTCCAACTCAGGGCAGCTGTACCCTTAGGAGAAGTGGCTGGGGGCCTCGGCCAGCTCCAGCCTCTGCTCTGCCCAGCTGCTGGGCAAGAAAGTGAGAGGCAGAGGGGCCCAGCACTCAGACCTGAGTACCCATGGGAGCAGCTGAGTGTCAGGAGATGGGCTGCCTCACTCGTTCTAGACTACCCATCtttcctccctgggcctcagttttctcatctgatcAAGGAGGGGTTGCCTGTGCTGTTAGTTATTCAGTGAGTCTGTGAAGTGTCCAGCTTTGCTGTCTCCGGCCTATGACAAAAAGCCTGCAGCCTGCACAGTCTTCCTGCTTCAAAGAGAGAAATAACAATCATGGAAACAAAGTAATCACTCCAGGAGTTCCAGTTGTTGAGTGTGATAAAACATTAtcagaaatgtttattatttgCCTAAGGGGAATATTTCACTCCTCATTTTACAGCTTGGGAAATTGGGCTCCAGAGAAGTTAGGTggctcacccaaggtcacactgaGACGGAGTAAATTGGGCGTTAAGGACTCTGACTCCACAGCCCACCCGCTGCTTGTCCCTCCTGCTGCTCCAGCTTGCAGCCCATCCCTGTGGCCCCCGAGAACAGGCTGTTCTGACTGAATCTGTGTTTCAGGCGCTGGGGAACAGCTGTGTCCCGGAGTCCACTGTGATCAAGCTTGCAGAGCCCACTGGGCCTCCCGCCAGCCCCGAGCCCTCTGCCAGCTCCAACACGGAGATCTGGTGCCTGAGCCAGGTGTGGACAGAGGGCTCTGGGGGCCTGGAGCCGCCTAGCCTGGCTCCACTCTGACAATGCAGGGAAGTGGGGGGAGGGCCCTGCTCTCAGCATCCACCCACCGCCCCCACCATAACCAGAGTCTTGGCCATTTCACCCGGGAAGCCAGGGCTCCTGACTTCACATCCTCTTTTTTTCTGACCCAGAAAAATTCTTGAGTAGCATGGTAGGAGTGACAGCTTAAAGAGTTCTGGGCTGGCAGGATTCCCACATCTGCAGTCAGAACCGGGCCTGAGGCCATAGGATGCTCCACCAGGGAATGGGGAAATGGGGGGTGTGAAACAAAGCCTGGGGGGTCCTGGGGAGAAGGAGTGGTTAGTCCTACGTCTCTTAGATGGACAGAGGCCCAGAGCTTGTGGGAAAGGCCAGAGGGGACCCAGTAGCTGCCTGGAGAGCCCCCAGCTGGGCTCCAATTTTCACCCCATACTGTTGTCTTTACAGACTTCAGAGGATGACGAAGCCTCTTGGCGGGACCATAAGGGAGACATGACCCCAGCCTCTACCCTCCCCATGTCTGGGGACGAGCCGGGCTTTTCAAAGTTCAGCTCAGTCTAGCCATCGAACGCTCTCCTTGAATCTCTGGAAGGGCTGAACTTGCACTAACTTGGACAAGCTTTCTGCTATGACTTCAGAATCCTCCTGCCTGAGTCCAGGTCTCTCCCCTACCCTTCCCAAGCTTTCCTCTTGCCCATCTTAGCTGACCCTGAAGGCTTCGTCAGCCCTGAGGCCTGATGCGGTGGCCTCATATTTCCAGCTGGAAACTGGGACCTCTCCAAGATGGTCACATCCTTGGGCAAAGCATACAGCCGCTGGACCTTCGAGGGGTCAGGGAGGGCTCAGAGGGTCTGGTCGAAGTTTGTGTCTGCTCTGGGGGGTCCCCTGGGCCTCGGTGCCCAGTCACAGGTCCCTTCTAATTCCC
Coding sequences within it:
- the CD300LG gene encoding CMRF35-like molecule 9 isoform X5; translation: MRPLLMLWGCLVLPGYGSVVDPKEISGFEGDTVSLQCTYGEELKKHQKYWCREAGLFISRCAGTVFSGEYGQEGRVSVHDNPRENRFTVILRNLTLKDMGKYWCGVKKLGFDKTMSVSLLVFPVTTAKLGKTEAEASPFTGTSLSKHTAASLYTGTSPHPATSPFARISPHPAASPYAGTSLHPAASPFARISPHPAASPFARISPHPATSPYAGTSLHPAASPFARISPHPATSPYAGTSLHPGASPFARISSHPATSPYAGTSLHPATSPPAGISQPATQLDSTSTEDTSFVPSSSSKSRVSVPLIRILAPVLVLLALLLATGLAALGSCMFQWREKVSAGSDLV
- the CD300LG gene encoding CMRF35-like molecule 9 isoform X7, whose product is MRPLLMLWGCLVLPGYGSVVDPKEISGFEGDTVSLQCTYGEELKKHQKYWCREAGLFISRCAGTVFSGEYGQEGRVSVHDNPRENRFTVILRNLTLKDMGKYWCGVKKLGFDKTMSVSLLVFPVTTAKLGKTEAEASPFTGTSLSKHTAASLYTGTSPHPATSPFARISPHPAASPYAGTSLHPAASPFARISPHPAASPFARISPHPATSPYAGTSLHPAASPFARISPHPATSPYAGTSLHPGASPFARISSHPATSPYAGTSLHPATSPPAGISQPATQLDSTSTEDTSFVPSSSSKSRVSVPLIRILAPVLVLLALLLATGLAALGSCMFQWREKDFRG